A stretch of the Pseudalkalibacillus hwajinpoensis genome encodes the following:
- a CDS encoding PH domain-containing protein yields the protein MRSFQRYSPWLLLFDTWKLGKSAIFFLVYFFLIKGGSDSFFFEYGRPAVLILLGLSLIRIALKWLTKKYRLDDAFHLHEGIFTKSKRTIPFSKIENINEHTSFFHRLTGTTSLTFETGMRGDEAAVEFDVVSRIHAEELKRFVSLQSIEESEAEPMIESVSEGKEDKQQPDRIIHFRAQKKDLVKASFTSLSFLFLIPVVGGFYSKLDDIFGVEKDAGGLIAFLLQSGWLIGTIAFAAVIISIGFGLTRTFLKYGGFEILSDNERIYIQKGVLDTTKFSISKHCVQAIEINQTFLKRLLGLAEVKLTSVGESRAEEEKLESNSLYPFLPVQRAYEMVEELLPTYQVTEKMNRLPRSALWIRELRPSFLWMIGTGVLWYFKQDVLNVPWWIFSVLLLMIVSLVRYFDYRNTKYTLNASFVQFKTGGLSTSLFVSKRSKVIEVNVTRGFIQKIAGLASVGMINRSKPVHHSGIDDVPLEIAGSFYKWYLARRDEIDLVNR from the coding sequence ATGAGATCTTTTCAAAGGTATTCCCCATGGCTACTCTTATTTGATACGTGGAAACTTGGAAAGAGCGCTATTTTCTTTCTAGTCTATTTTTTTCTGATCAAAGGTGGTTCAGATTCCTTTTTCTTTGAATACGGACGCCCCGCGGTCCTTATTCTACTTGGATTATCGCTCATTCGGATTGCACTGAAATGGTTAACGAAAAAATATCGTCTTGATGACGCATTCCATCTTCATGAGGGGATCTTTACGAAATCAAAACGAACGATTCCGTTCTCGAAAATTGAAAACATAAACGAGCACACGTCCTTCTTTCATCGCTTAACTGGGACCACCTCCTTGACCTTTGAAACGGGTATGAGGGGAGATGAGGCAGCGGTAGAATTTGATGTTGTTTCACGAATCCATGCCGAGGAGTTGAAACGGTTTGTTTCACTCCAATCAATAGAAGAATCTGAAGCAGAGCCAATGATTGAATCAGTATCGGAAGGAAAGGAAGACAAACAGCAACCAGATCGGATTATTCATTTTCGGGCTCAAAAAAAAGATTTGGTTAAAGCTTCGTTTACATCTTTAAGTTTTCTTTTCCTTATCCCTGTAGTTGGAGGCTTTTATTCTAAACTTGACGATATTTTCGGTGTGGAAAAGGATGCGGGAGGTTTGATTGCCTTCCTTCTTCAGTCAGGTTGGCTGATTGGCACCATCGCCTTCGCTGCTGTGATCATATCCATTGGCTTTGGGCTAACTCGTACGTTTCTGAAGTACGGTGGTTTTGAAATTTTATCAGATAACGAGCGGATCTACATTCAAAAAGGGGTTCTTGACACTACGAAATTTTCGATATCAAAACATTGCGTTCAGGCGATCGAAATTAATCAAACATTTCTCAAACGTTTGTTGGGCCTTGCGGAGGTGAAGTTAACGAGCGTTGGTGAGTCACGAGCGGAAGAGGAAAAGCTTGAAAGCAACTCACTCTACCCCTTTCTACCTGTTCAACGAGCTTATGAGATGGTCGAAGAACTATTGCCAACGTATCAGGTAACTGAAAAGATGAATCGATTGCCACGATCTGCCCTCTGGATTCGCGAACTACGACCAAGTTTTCTGTGGATGATTGGAACGGGAGTATTGTGGTATTTTAAGCAGGATGTTCTGAATGTCCCCTGGTGGATTTTCTCAGTATTGCTTCTTATGATCGTCAGTCTTGTTAGATACTTCGATTATCGAAATACGAAATATACTTTAAATGCTTCATTCGTTCAATTCAAAACGGGCGGGTTGTCCACTTCTTTATTTGTATCAAAAAGAAGTAAAGTGATTGAAGTTAATGTAACACGAGGCTTTATTCAGAAAATAGCTGGACTTGCATCAGTTGGGATGATTAACCGATCAAAGCCTGTTCATCATTCGGGAATTGATGATGTGCCGCTTGAAATAGCCGGTTCTTTTTATAAATGGTATCTAGCTAGAAGAGATGAAATAGATTTGGTTAACAGATAG
- a CDS encoding PH domain-containing protein, whose translation MSTEICNPNRQLAKEAVRVWTINAIIGNSIGFLVLGILFYLDNRFTWWGWVRWLLMIALIIMIVMTVWDVFIYPKLKYKYWRYEADEEYLKLRHGAINEEHQLVPMSKIQAVATSQGPILRRYQLYALSIETMGSSHMIPALPKEEAFQLRNEIARYAKVKEEGE comes from the coding sequence ATGTCGACAGAAATTTGCAATCCAAACCGCCAGTTAGCGAAGGAGGCTGTGCGTGTATGGACGATAAATGCAATCATTGGAAACAGTATTGGTTTTCTTGTCTTGGGTATTCTTTTTTATCTTGATAATCGGTTCACCTGGTGGGGATGGGTAAGGTGGCTTTTAATGATTGCATTGATTATTATGATTGTCATGACGGTGTGGGATGTTTTTATTTATCCTAAGTTGAAATATAAGTACTGGCGATATGAAGCAGATGAAGAGTACTTGAAGCTTAGACATGGGGCAATCAATGAAGAGCATCAGCTTGTGCCAATGAGTAAAATTCAAGCGGTTGCAACTAGTCAGGGACCAATATTAAGAAGGTATCAGTTGTATGCGCTATCGATTGAAACGATGGGTTCATCACACATGATTCCTGCGTTACCAAAAGAAGAAGCTTTTCAGTTGCGGAATGAAATTGCCCGATACGCGAAGGTGAAGGAGGAGGGAGAATGA